One region of Armatimonadota bacterium genomic DNA includes:
- a CDS encoding flavin reductase, with translation MEEVFKKTSVETITLNPFEIVLKDWMLVTAGPPEDYNTMTAGWGGMGALWGKPICFCVIRPTRHTYKFLEKNENFTLCFFSEEYKEALQFCGSKSGRDVSDKARQAGLTPIPGMLPMTTVFKEARLILECRKIYFQDIDPKNFLDPKIEEWYPQKDYHRLYVGEVVNCWTK, from the coding sequence ATGGAAGAGGTATTCAAAAAAACTTCGGTGGAAACTATCACCCTAAACCCCTTCGAGATAGTGTTGAAAGATTGGATGCTGGTTACAGCAGGACCGCCGGAAGATTACAACACAATGACGGCAGGGTGGGGCGGTATGGGTGCTCTATGGGGTAAGCCAATATGTTTTTGCGTAATCCGCCCAACTCGGCACACATATAAGTTTCTGGAGAAAAATGAGAACTTCACCCTTTGCTTCTTCTCAGAAGAATATAAGGAGGCACTTCAATTTTGCGGTAGTAAATCAGGCCGTGACGTGTCAGATAAAGCAAGACAGGCAGGATTGACCCCGATTCCTGGCATGCTACCAATGACAACCGTCTTTAAGGAGGCAAGACTGATTTTAGAATGTCGAAAGATATACTTCCAGGATATTGATCCCAAAAACTTCCTTGATCCAAAAATTGAAGAATGGTACCCACAGAAAGACTATCACCGACTTTACGTAGGTGAGGTGGTGAATTGCTGGACAAAATAA
- a CDS encoding STAS domain-containing protein, with product MDIEITHNSCIAVKVHGEIDIGNVDEFSAMLEKAARDSQNRCLVVDLSSATYIDGAGIKEVLRIYQRLSSLGGAIAVVPSKMAQRILEILRAHELPGFEICDDFQTATKALLSYTGNSQ from the coding sequence ATGGATATAGAAATCACACACAACTCTTGCATTGCTGTTAAGGTACATGGCGAAATCGACATCGGCAATGTAGATGAATTTAGTGCAATGCTTGAAAAAGCAGCCAGAGATTCCCAAAACCGCTGCTTAGTGGTGGATTTATCGTCGGCAACATATATAGACGGCGCAGGAATCAAGGAGGTTCTGCGCATTTATCAAAGGCTAAGTTCACTAGGAGGTGCCATTGCAGTAGTACCAAGCAAAATGGCTCAAAGGATTCTTGAAATTCTCAGGGCTCACGAGCTTCCTGGCTTTGAAATTTGCGATGATTTTCAGACGGCTACAAAAGCGCTTTTAAGCTATACAGGTAATTCACAATGA